The Nicotiana tabacum cultivar K326 chromosome 1, ASM71507v2, whole genome shotgun sequence genome segment ctgataaagagcattccaaaagctctttgtctcttttcaattggcttgaagaggctttgacagttgccagttcagaagttaaaccacggttttgctgcgccaggagatttttatcttcttgcaactcctctatggtcccttgagcattctcgaactgctccttccaattggctgcttcaagctgggctcccctagctatttcttcggcctcgtggacagtcttttcagactcacgagcttttctttccagtagggaaattcttcccattaattccgtgccaataaggttagcctacagagaTAAGTCATAGAAATGAGAGATtgaagataattaaaaaaaaacttgttggtaaaaataccttcaaagtagaatgaactacgtcattcatcagagttaagcagctatgactctccatcttcttcttctcgatatctccaattagaggttcgagccaaacatcggctctaccggtcttcctcaagaggctatgattggtaggaacctccaaagtaacacttctcatagtcatACATCCACTGCTAGAACCTGTCTCTGTATGATGAACAAACAGAAGAGGAGCAGTGGAAGGAATGGAAGgaaaagatgtagaaaccaaCATAGGAGCGGAAGTAGGTGCGGTAGAAACAGCCAAGGGAACGGATATAGGAGCGGTAGAAACTAGCAAAAAACGGAAGTCGTCAAAACTGGTAAAGAAATACTTACGGTTGGCAGAGGAATGAAGGAAataggaacaaatgaggaaagaggagcttcatcaaaaacagggccgagctcgccactcccgaaaccactgtcaaaaagatgctgaattgactcattattatctcttggttcggCGTCCTCGTCAGATTGAATCAAAATAGGCTCGGTGGTGGAGGTTCGAGCAggagtgttttcaatttcatcatcaatgattattcatctcctgacccttggcctggtaattagggaggtaccctcctcttcttcttcggaactttcctttgtagctttccttttaggtagcaaggctcgagccttatccaaatcaagagcaacattcgcagacatgcgaatggtcatagctacttcagccgtcattcctctaatgccaaatcctgattaaaggatggatatacatgattaaagttgaggaaaaagtgcttaacatgtaaaaaaaatttcatataaaaagggggataccatgtgttttgaccttccagccatgtaaggaagaaattgatttccaagttctctgctccctagaagcaatcttcaaaagtgagtctacccaaccacgaaagttgagaataggttccacatctcccatggttgctacaaaaaaccaagaagggATGAGGTTAAAAAcaactttcttttgaaattctcaaaagtaggtacggtaaataaaaggaaacctacgttcaaaatttcacttctcagggaagggaatatttgtttcgccaatcaaGTCCACCGTACAGACAGCAACGTaacggatataccatccacgatctttgtcatcctcaggatttaccaaaacttttttgctccttgcagttaaggtaaaaaccccatggcgtattaagttagGATGGTATAGATTAATGAggtgagaaaaggtgaaattgacattggccttagaggataaatatctcaaacaagccactgtcCTCCACACCAATGGaccgatttgggccaaacaaattgtaaagaaacgacaaaaatcgagaataactgggtcaatcggaggattaaaacctaaagtgaaggggtaagtgtaaacagaagaatacccacttctaaaagaggaaattctttgatttggggaaggaattgacattcggagactatccttccagttacaatctcttcttatggtggggattgtaagctcggttactattgttgggtaagtatcggctctttctaaatttttaatttgtatttgaagagacgttttgtcactttcaaaagacaaatcgctgggaactatatcatcaactgagggttcttgagaagaatcaagaatttccctacttttagaagaagggtttttgggatagaactccttgaagaagaaccagaggagccgcctcgcgtagattctaaccctgttcgaagcctacctcctctgcctcttctgtgtctaacaggggcgttggggaattgatctagaattggaacttttttacggttagggtttgaagaagacattgttaagaaggaagtatgtgctgaagatttgtgaagaagacaaaggaagacaAAGTTATGTGTAAAATAGGAACCGTCAACTTTAGAAGTGTAATGATGAAAAacctataataaaggcagctatcacttcgtaaatagtgagaatgaagaagtctcAAAAAAGGGTATGAATAGCGAAATCAATTAGAAAATGACACATGGGCAGAAtattaaatggaaaagactgcTGGGACGTTAATACTGTCATGAGCATTAATTGTGGCAAAAATTCCTTttacatgaagatccacttcccaattatttaattgataaaaaaaatggaaagtgggggaactatctgtattgggaaaaaactgagtttatattaaagatgatgtggcatgacacgtggattagttaaatggtcaaagcgcagcaattgactaaagaggcacggatggagacaaccacgggaagaagaatttaaataggcacgagacgacgtatagatacgagtctcgtaccaatttaaattatttacagccaacggattagaaggcattgaagGCAAAGATCTGAtaacagaaaggagtccaaattcattattaaatacttgatacgttacaaaattggtatttaataggaatgattgtataacggcttatttaatgtcatttattactcatgattatatcattaaagctgaggcttcattcctttacctagaattatctataaaaggaagaagtatcatcatttgtaaggacagaaaatactattgagaatttattgaaatacacatctatttgcttttttaccatcgttctcaaaagtattttatttttgtctcctgattatcagtaacacgaatttctttttagctttgaccaaagactcggatttttggttaaacaattcTTTCCCCAATGCACTGATCAAGTCAGAACTGGTCGGACGAAGAACATCCTGGGCAGAATTTTAAaccctatgtatttttaatttgttCGTCTTTTAGTTTCTATTTCCTATGGTCTTACAAGCATTTTTGGTTCGCCAAGTGTTAGTTTTTTTCTTACTATTAAGTCGATACAAAAACATGTCATGATGTCATAAAGTATCTGGCAAATAATTTCTCGTTTACAAATAAAACTCGAAGAAGAATTGGTGAAAAATTGTATCTGGTAACTACCAAATTAAAGCACCATCTATTTGTTGATCAGGAATAACTGCagcaaaaattaaataatttaattttatggAAAGATATGAATATGTGTTATTAGAAAATAATTATAAGAGGTCGACAAAATAGATTATTGCAAATGACCTGTTTGGAGGGTGGGGCTCGCGCTCTATGTATTTTATTAAGTTGGAAGATTCTTATTTCTTAAATTTATTGAGAATAGCACTTGAAAACATGTTACTTGAAATTTATGAATTCAATATCCCTTCTAAAATCCAATTGACTACAATCAAATTAAGGACCCTCAAAGAACTCTAATTATCAAGGAAAACATTGAAAATCACAAAGGAAAGTTAGTAGACACGCAAACCATTAGAAGTTGGGTGCCATGCTAAAGTAGTCTAATATACTTTGTTGGACGATTCTTAAACTTCACCAAAACCACCATTTCCAGTGGATGTTTTGCTTTTGTATTCTCCAAAAGTCGTGCAACTTTTAGTTGAATTATGTCCCTTTATTATATTTGCCCTCACATGTTCAGGTAATCTCAAAGTAAACCTATCTTCAACTTCTCTAGCCCTAACTATTGAGTGCCCCGTCGAATGCGACCTTGAAAACTTTTCTACTTTATTTCGTATATCAACGCTTTCTCGTGTACCACAAGCGGCCGTTTTCGAATTCCCACTTCCGTGCCCATCACATCCACTTTCTTCTTTATTATCATCTTGGATTACAATGCTCAATGTATCTTCATCCAGTGATTCGTCCTCGttaatgtcatgcatgacattattcGTCATTGTATGTGACCTTTTTTGTAGCATTTTAGGCGAGTCGAGGCTTGCACGGCATACAGGACATGTCTTGTGCGATTCAAGCCAAAGATCAATGCAATCTTGATGATACACATGGTTACATGACGTTACAAGACGCAGCAGGCTATTGTCATCGAACTCGACCAAACAAATGGCACATTCAAGCCCATACGTTTCTCTTCGATAATCTTTAACACTTGAATAGGTAAATGTTGGATAAGATTTAATAATCAAGGGATCAAGGCCTTGAATATTTGCTGAAATCCTAGGGTCAATTGGAGTTCCGGTAGGACTATGTCGTAAATGCCATGTATATAGTAGATTTTGCATGAAACATCTacaaaagaaaatagagaaaaaaccTACGAAAAATATCCCAAGGAGGATGATTGTGAAGATTATTGTTATTGGTGGAGAGGCATATGTTGTTAGTGATGATGAGTTTTCGACAGAGCTCGGCGACATTTGAAGAAAAAGCAGTGCATTAAGATCATCTGAGTTTGGCCGGAAATCTATTAATCCGGCCGTGGTCTGTGTTTGTCTGGACAAGaggaagaaaaatgaagaaagaaactgGAAAAAGGAGTAAGTGTAAACATGGATGGTTTAGATTTCTTGTTTAGTGTTGTTATTGGGAAAGGAATGGGTGAGAAAATTAAGGATAATCTATAGATATAATAATGAGTTAAATATGGTACACTAACGTGGCCAAAGTTGGTTTCTTATCTATGGTTAGGAAGCATTTCCTAGAGCGAGTCATTATCTATGTTTAGGAAGCAAATTCTACTGTAGTG includes the following:
- the LOC107765717 gene encoding RING-H2 finger protein ATL29-like, with translation MSPSSVENSSSLTTYASPPITIIFTIILLGIFFVGFFSIFFCRCFMQNLLYTWHLRHSPTGTPIDPRISANIQGLDPLIIKSYPTFTYSSVKDYRRETYGLECAICLVEFDDNSLLRLVTSCNHVYHQDCIDLWLESHKTCPVCRASLDSPKMLQKRSHTMTNNVMHDINEDESLDEDTLSIVIQDDNKEESGCDGHGSGNSKTAACGTRESVDIRNKVEKFSRSHSTGHSIVRAREVEDRFTLRLPEHVRANIIKGHNSTKSCTTFGEYKSKTSTGNGGFGEV